TCTTGGTTCTTGAAGTTGGTCCTTGTCTCATTCATGAAATTAGAAGTCTGGTCCACAAAGGTAGAAGTTTGCATCGTTAGCTTCTCTAATGCATTTTCCAACGTAGACATCTTGTTTCCTTGATTACTGGGTTGCGCTTGATATTGATATGGAGGCCTTGGTGGGTTAGATTGGATTGGATTACTCCAAGGTCTCATTTGTTGGGGTCTCCAATTTGCATTAAAGTTGGTAGAAAACTGATTTTGTTGTTGTCCCATTGCATTGACTTGTGCCTCTTGGTGAGTGGCCTGGCATTCACCATTCTGATGCATTCCTCCACAAAAATCACACCCTGGAGATCTTGTATTCACATTATTTGCTTGCATATTTCCCAGCTTCTGAGTCAAATCAGTAATCTGCTGTGTTAACAACTTGTTTTGGGCTAAGATAACATCCAAAGTATTAACCTCCAACACTCCAACTTTTCTATTTTGACGGTCAAACTGCATATTCACTGTGTTGTTTGCCATTAATTCAAGAGTCTCCAAAGCTTCCTCTGGTGTTTTCAGATTAAATGGTCCTCCACTTGCTACATCCAAAATTGCCTTAAAAGAGGGTGAAAGACCATTATAGAAAATCTGCACTTGCAACCATTCTAGTAGAGCATGATGTGGACATTTCCTCATAAGCTCCTTATATATTTCCCATGCCTCATATAAGGATTCAGTTTCTTGCTGCACAACGGTAGTGATCTCATTTCTCATTTTCACTGACTTGGAAGGAGGAAAGTATTTTGTTACGAATTTTGTAGCCATCTCCTCCCATGTAGAAATACTTCCTTGAGGTTGTGATTGAAGCCAGTTTTTAGCTTTATCCCgtagagaaaagggaaaaagccTCAAACGAATTGCATCATCTGAGACTCCTTTAATCTTCAAGGTATCACAGATTTCCAGAAAATTCTCCAGGTGAGAATTAGGATCTTCTGAAATTGCACctccaaattgattttgttgaatgACTTGTAACAAGGCAGgcttaatttcaaaattactgGCTTGAATAGGAGGTCTCACGATGCTCCCTTGATAGCAGTTAGGATTTGACATTGACTAATCTCGAAGAGTTCTTCTCACAGGTTGTTCTTCTGCCATTGTTGATGTCTCCTCTTCGTGTTCAATTCGTCtttgttcctttcttctttctctctttcttcttcttgcacTACTTCTGTTGCTTCTGGCTGTGCGTTCAATTTCTGAATCAAAAAGTAAATCTTCCGGAGCAACAGTACCTCGCATAAACAACTTAAAGACACAAAAACACTGCACAAAAATTATACGTTACTAAAAGAAGTTAACAACTCAAA
This genomic stretch from Vigna radiata var. radiata cultivar VC1973A chromosome 7, Vradiata_ver6, whole genome shotgun sequence harbors:
- the LOC106765980 gene encoding uncharacterized protein LOC106765980, with the protein product MSNPNCYQGSIVRPPIQASNFEIKPALLQVIQQNQFGGAISEDPNSHLENFLEICDTLKIKGVSDDAIRLRLFPFSLRDKAKNWLQSQPQGSISTWEEMATKFVTKYFPPSKSVKMRNEITTVVQQETESLYEAWEIYKELMRKCPHHALLEWLQVQIFYNGLSPSFKAILDVASGGPFNLKTPEEALETLELMANNTVNMQFDRQNRKVGVLEVNTLDVILAQNKLLTQQITDLTQKLGNMQANNVNTRSPGCDFCGGMHQNGECQATHQEAQVNAMGQQQNQFSTNFNANWRPQQMRPWSNPIQSNPPRPPYQYQAQPSNQGNKMSTLENALEKLTMQTSTFVDQTSNFMNETRTNFKNQEASIRNLENQIGQLSRQLSKRSPGTFPSDTIKNPREQCKAIQLRSGRVLKKQEQAKXFARFLDVFKKLHINIPFAEALEQMPSYAKFMKDLLSKKRKLQEDETIMLTEECSAIIQHKLPPKLKDPGSFVIPCEIGNITVGKALCDLGASINLMPLSIFKRLGIGEVKPTMIILQLADRSMTYPYGIVEDVLVKVDKFIFLADFVVLDMEEDAKVPIILGRPFLATGRASIDVEQG